In Paramisgurnus dabryanus chromosome 14, PD_genome_1.1, whole genome shotgun sequence, one genomic interval encodes:
- the cdc42 gene encoding cell division control protein 42 homolog isoform X2: MQTIKCVVVGDGAVGKTCLLISYTTNKFPSEYVPTVFDNYAVTVMIGGEPYTLGLFDTAGQEDYDRLRPLSYPQTDVFLVCFSVVSPSSFENVKEKWVPEITHHCPKTPFLLVGTQIDLRDDPSTIEKLAKNKQKPITPETAEKLARDLKAVKYVECSALTQRGLKNVFDEAILAALEPPETQRKRKCCIF; encoded by the exons ATGCAGACGatcaagtgtgttgttgttgGCGATGGTGCCGTGGGTAAAACCTGTCTATTAATCTCCTATACAACTAATAAATTCCCTTCTGAATATGTACCAACG GTATTTGATAACTATGCAGTTACGGTTATGATCGGTGGTGAGCCGTACACTCTTGGACTGTTTGACACTGCAG GTCAGGAAGATTATGATAGATTACGACCCTTGAGCTACCCTCAGACAGATGTCTTCTTAGTCTGTTTCTCAGTTGTTTCACCTTCTTCGTTTGAAAATGTCAAAGAAAAG TGGGTACCTGAGATCACCCACCACTGTCCAAAGACCCCCTTCCTGCTGGTGGGCACACAGATTGATCTAAGAGACGATCCCTCGACCATTGAGAAGCTTGccaagaacaaacagaaacccaTCACTCCGGAGACAGCAGAGAAGCTGGCTCGTGATTTGAAGGCCGTCAAATATGTGGAGTGCTCCGCTCTGACGCAG CGAGGTCTGAAGAATGTATTTGATGAAGCTATCCTAGCTGCCCTTGAACCTCCTGAAACGCAGCGAAAACGGAAGTGCTGTATATTTTAA